Sequence from the Polynucleobacter sp. Adler-ghost genome:
TTCCTCTCTGGTAATTCTTAGTTAATCTTTATTTTTGCAAGCGGGCGATAGCTGCTTGCAGTGCTAATTCGTAACCAATCGCGCCCAAACCGCAGATAACGCCAGTAGCAATATCAGACAGGTAGGAGTGTTTACGAAACTCCTCACGTTGGTGAATGTTAGACAGGTGTATTTCAGTAAACGGTATAGCAACTCCAGCCAGTGCATCACGCAAGGCAACGCTGGTGTGGGTAAAAGCGCCTGGATTAATGATGATGAAATCCACCCCATCTTGTTTAGCCTTTTGAACTCGGTCAATCAGCTCGCCCTCATGGTTGCTTTGGAAGGTGGATAAATCGACTAAGTGGGACTTTGCGATGACACCTAGCTTGGTATGAATATCTTCGAGAGTAGTTTTGCCATAAACCTCTGGCTCACGGGTTCCCAACAGATTGAGGTTGGGGCCTTGGATAACGAGAATTGAAGTATTTTTCGACATAGATCGATATTTTTAGAGGCAGTTAGGTTTTATTGCGGAGATAAAGCTTTTCTCTGAAAACTGCTTATTTAATGAAGAATGCTCCTCATCTTGCTCATAAAGTATACCCCCGGAGTCCCACCTCAAGCCTAAAAATGACACAATAAACTGGCTATTTTTTAAGATTTGAAGCGTAACTATTGCAATTTTTGGCTCAGAAAACGCTAATTTTGACCTAGATGGTGATCACAAAGATCATTTAAAAAGTCTTATAAAGCCGATTTAATTGCACTTCTGAGCTCTTCTTCGCTTATCTTTCCTAATTTACTGCTAGTCGCCTTGCCTTGAGTATTAACAATAACGGTATAGGGAAGCGCCCCTTGGGCATTCCCCATCTGTTTCGAGATATTGCTGCCCTCAAGTCCACCAATCACAATTGGATAAGAAACTGGGGTCTTTTCTAGAAATTCACGAATATTAGAGGGTGAATCGATACCGATGCCTACAAATAAGACATGTTGACTCTTAAACTCTGACTGTAATTTATCCAAAGTAGGCATTTCTTCAACGCAGGGAGGGCACCAGGAAGCCCAAAAGTTGATAACCAAGACTTTTTCGCGCCATTCTTTGGTGTCAACCGATTTTCCATCAGATGTTTGCCAAGGGTTGGTAAAAAAGGCCTTCATTGCAGGATCGTCTGCCGGCTCTGTTCTGAAGATCCATTGCGAAGTCGCCACTCCCGCAGCAAGGGCTACTAGGTTAAATCCAATGATGCTTATCCACTGTCTTCGGTTCATTGCTGCTCCTTAGCTAAAATTGCCCAATGCATATTCATATCTTGGGCATTTGCGGTACTTTCATGGGCGGCATTGCCGCAATCGCTCGGCAGGCCGGACATCGTGTTACTGGGTGCGATGCCAACGTATATCCACCGATGAGCACGCAGCTGGAAGCGCAGGGCATTGAGCTCATTGAGGGATTCTCGCCCGATCAATTATTACAGTTTGAGACGATGCCAGATTTATTTGTAATCGGTAATGTGGTTTCGCGTGGCAATCCACTAATGGAGGCCATTCTGAATCAAGGGCTTCCTTACACCTCTGGACCTCAGTGGCTGGGTGAGCAAGTTCTATTTGGTAGACATGTCTTGGCTGTTGCCGGTACGCATGGCAAAACAACTACCTCCGCCATGTTGGCTTGGATTTTAGAGTTCAATGATTACAAGCCAGGTTATCTCATCGGTGGAGTGCCACTGAATTTCACGGTATCTGCTCGCTTAGGTGAGAGCAAGTATTTTGTAATCGAAGCCGATGAATATGACACAGCGTTTTTTGATAAGCGCAGTAAGTTTGTTCACTATCGCCCACGCACCGCTTTGTTGAATAATCTCGAGTTTGATCACGCCGATATTTTTGCTGATCTTGCTGCAATCGAGACCCAATTCCATCATTTAGTGCGCACCGTCCCGGGTAATGGTCTTGTTGTGGTTAATGGCGAAGAGCCCGCCCTAGAAAGAGTTATTTCCAGAGGTGCTTGGGCGCCCGTTGAAAAATTTGGGCAAGATAAACACAATGTCTGGTCATTAGTTTCTCAAGCAGCGGATGGCTTTATTGTGTTGCAAGATGGTAAAGAGGTCGCCACAGTGACCTGGGCTCCAGACTCGGGAGTCATGGGCCGTCACAATCAACTCAATGCATTGGCAGCCATTGCGTCAGCAAATCATATTGGCATTGCACCAACCGATGCCGCACGTGCTTTAGCTGAGTTCAAAAATGTGAAGCGTCGTTTAGAGACGATTGGTGTCGCAAATGGAGTAACTGTATACGATGACTTTGCGCATCACCCAACTGCCATAACTACCACGGTAGATGGCTTGCGTCGCCGTGTAGGGCAGGCACGAATTTTGGCAGTCTTGGAACCTCGCTCCAATACGATGAAACTCGGGGTGATGAAAGCTCAACTACCCAATAGCCTCGAAGCTGCTGACAAGATTTTTACTTACGGCGCAAGCACTGGTAAAGATTCTTTGGGCTGGGACTTAAATGCAGTATTAGCCCCATTAAATGCAATGAGCGAAAATCGTGCTGCAGCCTTTGATGATCTATCTACTTTGGTTAAAGCTGTTGCAAATGAAGCAAGGCCTGGCGATCATATTTTGGTGATGAGCAATGGCGGCTTTGGTGGGGTGCACCAAAAGATATTGACTGCAATACAAGAGAAAGCAAAGTAATGAGCATGAGACTGAAAGATAAAGTAGCCATCATTACTGGTGCTGCAAAAGGCATTGGTTTTGCAACTGCAAAACGTTTTGCTCAAGAAGGTGCCAAAGTCATGATTGCCGATGTGAATCCCGATGCGGTTAAAGCTGCTACAGATCTGATTCCGGGCTCAGAAGCTTATGTCATGAACGTGACTGATCGTGCAAGTGTTGAAGCGGCTGTTGATCAGATCATGCAGCGCCACGGACGCATTGATATCCTAATTAACAATGCAGGCATTACACAAGATGCACGCTTAGTCAAAATGACAGAAGCACAATTTGATACGGTAATTGATGTCAATCTCAAGGGTGTTTTTAATTGCACGCAGTTGGTAGTGCCGCATATGTTGGAGGCTGGTAAAGGCGCTGTCGTCAATGCTTCTAGTGTTGTGGGCATTTATGGAAACTTTGGACAAACTAACTATTCAGCAACCAAGTTTGGAGTGATTGGATTTACTAAAACTTGGGCGCGTGAATTGGGCCCAAAAGGTATTCGGGTAAATGCAGTTTGCCCAGGCTTTATTGCTACTGAGATGGTGAAAGCGATGCCAGAAAATATTCTGAAAGATATTGAGAGGCGCAGTTGGCTTGGTCGCTTAGGGACTCCTGAAGAAATGGCGAACGTCTATTTATTCTTAGCAAGCGATGAAGCTAGCTATGTGAACGGTGTTGCACTTGAGGCCAGTGGCGGGATCTCCCTCTAAGCATGCATCTTTTATATGAAGAGGGTGGCGACATCAAGGTCGCTACGGTTCAGTCTGCTTCGGGCGCTGGAGATGCTGAATCATGGCAAGCAACTAGTCTTTCTGGGAAAAAGATTAAGTTAAAAGCCAAAGAAGTTTGGCTCCGTTTTGAAAAGCCAGAACCGCAAGTCTTAATGGATGAGGCAAATATTTTATCCAAAGAGATTGATCTGCAGTTCTTATGGGATTGCGCACCTGATGAAGAGTTTGGCTTATTAGATGTTGCTCATGAGTACTTTGGCGCACAAGCCAGCGTACCGCAACAGACTGCATTAGCCATCGCCTTGCAAAGTGCGCCAGTATTTTTTCGTCGTAAAGGGCGTGGACGTTTTCAAAGGGCGCCACTAGAGCAACTGCAGGCTGGTTTGGTTGCGCTTGAGCGCAAGCAAAAAGAATTAGAGCAACAGACTGCATGGCAGCAAGAACTGGTGGCTGGGGTGTTTCCAGAGATGCTTCAATCTCAGGCAAATCAACTTCTGTTTTCTCCGGATAAAAATACCTCTGCCTATAAAGCATTAATTGCAGCATGTACTGAGTCAGGAGAATCACCTGCGCAGCTCATGATCCGCTGTGGCGCGATTGACTCACCTTTGCAATATCACCAAGGGATGTTCTTAAAAGCGCATTTCCCTCAGGGCGCTGCACATGACCTAAGTTTGGCGGTTGATCAAGCTGCTTTAGATGCTGCTATTTCAGAATTGCCTATCGCTGAAGTCACTGCGTTCTCAATAGATGACTCAGGTACTACTGAAATTGACGATGCTTTATCAGTTACTGCGCTCGAGGGTGGCGGACATCGTATCGGTATTCATATTGCGGCCCCTGGTTTAGTGATTACTAAGGATGACGCTTTAGATAAAGTTGCACGCATACGTATGTCTACGGTGTATTTCCCTGGCGACAAAATTACGATGTTGCCTGATCAGGTGATTACTCAGTTCTCATTAGATGAGGGTGCTGCTCGCCCAGCTTTATCGATTTATGTAGATATTGATGCGGCTGGAGTTGTGGATAAAGAGACTCTGCAGTTACGCGCTGAGATGGTTCCGATAGGGGCCAATCTTCGCTTGGAGAACTTAGAGCATTTGGTGACGGAAGAAAGTTTGGCCGATGAATCTGCTGAGTATGCTTATCGTCAAGAGCTCAGTGTTTTGTGGGCAGCGGCAAAGTTATTGCATGCAGGGCGCCAGGAGCAGCGTATAGCTAATGGATTGCGTTCTGAGCAATTAGGGGTCTTGGATCCCAATGCCTTGGCAAGAGACTTTCATTTTCAAATTAAAGAAGTTGATGGTGCGCAGCGAGTGGAGATTACTCCTCGTCAACGCGGCTCCATTCTCGATACCATCGTTGCTGAGTGGATGATTTATTGCAATAGTGCTTCAGGACGTTTATTGGCAGATCATGGAATGCCTGGTTTGTTCCGTACTCAAAAGGGCTGGGGCCCCTTACGCACGCGTATGCAGACAACCCCCGGTCCACATGAAGGATTGGGTTTGGAGTATTACGCTTGGTGTACTTCGCCTTTGCGCCGTTACTCAGATTTAGTGAATCAGTGGCAGTTAATCGCTATAGCAAAACATGGCATTACCGCCAAAATGGTGGCACCTTTTCCTCCACGTGATGCTGCATTAATGGGTATCGCCGCCGACTTTGAAGCTTGTTATTCAGCCTATGGTGAATACCAAGATCGCCTTGAGAAATATTGGTGTTTGCGCTGGATTGCTCAAGATGAAGTTCCTAGACAAGTCTTTGTGAGGCATCTCAAAGAAGGGATGTCTCGAGTAGAGTTAGTCCCATTGCATCTTCCAGTTCCCGAGTTGGCGGCCCATCCACGTATGACTCGAGCTGAAGTGAGTGTGGCTGATGTAGACCTATTGCAGCTCACTGCCGGGGTTCGGGTTCTTCATATAGAAACTCCAGAAGTTCCTGAGGGTGATGAAAGTTCCATCTAAGCTGACGCAGCTAGTAGGTCGTTTAAATGGTATTTGGCGACGCCACCCATTTCGCTATGCCCTTGGCCTCTCAATTTTGTTTCATCTGATCTTTTTATCCTTCCGCTGGGGTCTAGGAGAAATAGAAAATCGTCGTCTGAATACACCACTCAGCGTTGTCTTGGTGAATGCTAGTAATCAAGTCGCACCCAAGCAGGCCAATAAATTAGCCCAAGCAGATTTGCATGGAGGCGGCAATACCTCCAATCAAGATGCTAGTGCGCTCCATCAGGCAAGACTCGGTGCCGATGCCCGCCTCGAGGTTTTGGAAAAACAGCAAAAGCAAATGCTGGCCAAGCTTGAAGCGGATCGAGCGCTCTCGGGCGGTCGCAAAAGTGGAGATGAGAAACTAGCAACATCCCAGCTGAATTCTTTAGAGGCTGAGCTAGCTAAGCGTTTGCAAGCCAATGGTCGAGAACCTCGTCGTAAGGTCTTGACTGGAGCCAGTACCAAGGCAGTTGTCTTTGCGCAGTATTACGATGCCATGCGCCAAAAGATAGAGGCTTATGGCAGCGCATTTTTCCCGCGTGCTAACGGTCGCCCTTTGTATGGCAGTCTGGTGATTGTCGTTAGCGTGGATTCCCAAGGACGCATTGCCAATAATGCTCAGGGTAAGGATGGTTTGAGTATTGGAAGAAGCTCTGGTAATCCCGAGTTGGATCGCCAGGCCCTAGCGATTATTCGTGCTTCTGCCCCCTTTGGCGCTTTCCCTGCAGAAATGCGTCAGCAGATTGATGTCCTAGATTGGGTTTCTACTTTTGATTTCACGCGGGATGGATCTGATCGCCTAGATTTGCGTCCTTAATTCAGAGGGCATCACGCAATTTCGCTTATCCTGTAGTTACTATGAGTCAAGTCACTTCTGCCCAATTGCATACTGATCCCACCCAATTTCCTGGTGTGGATGTGTATGTGGTTGCCGGTAATCCGATCGCACATAGTAAATCACCCGCCATTCATAAACGATTTGCTGAGCAGTCAAATCAAAAAATGCATTACGGGCGTTTACAGCCTGAACTTGGTGAATTCAAAACCGCTGCGCAAGCTTTCTTTGCTGCTGGCGGTAAGGGTATGAATGTTACTGTCCCATTTAAGTTGGACGCTCAGGCTCTGGCAGATGTATTAACACCGCGTGCGCAGCTAGCTGGCGCTGTCAATACTTTGCGTATTGAAGATGGAAAAATATTTGGTGACAACACGGATGGCGCTGGCTTAGTTAGAGACTTATTGGCTCAGGGTATTCAGATTCAAGGCTCCCGAATTTTATTGCTGGGAGCAGGTGGCGCTTCTCGCGGAGTGCTAGGTCCTTTGCTAGAGAAATCGCCCGCAGAGTTAATTATTGTCAATCGATCCAATGCTAAGGCCCAGGACTTGGTTCAATTATTTAGCGATTTGGCTCTCTCTCTACAAGTTATATTGACAGCAGCAACTTTGAACGAACTGGAAGATGTAAGTAAGACCACATCTCCTTTTGATCTCATTATTAATGCTACTGCTGCAGGTCTATCGGATGAATCTCCTATCAGCGATGCTGCGGCAAGCAATGTATTTACTCCCAAGTCTTTTGCCTACGACATGGTCTACGGCAAAGTCACTGCTTTGATGCAGCAAGCACTGCATCGCGGTGCGCGGGTTAGTGATGGTTTGGGTATGTTGGTTGAGCAAGCTGCAGATGCTTTCTTAATTTGGCGTGGTGCTCAGCTGACTGATGCGATTAATTCTCGCGCTGTATTGGCAGAACTTCGCACTTCCTAATTCCTAGCTAAGCTTGAATGCGTTGGCTTTCTTATCTTCTGAAATGTTTAGTGGGTGGCTTTATTGCCATGCAAATGTACTTTGTCATGCAGATTGGCTTATGGGTAGTTCTTGATCCTAGCAGCACTGCATTTCAAAGGGCTGAACGTTGGCGTCTTTGTGGTCTGTCATGGCCTTGCCCAGTGCAGTCATCTTGGGTTCCATACGATAAAATCTCGGCCAATCTCAAGCGTGCTGTTTTAGTGAGCGAAGACGATATCTTCTTTCAGCATATGGGTGTTCGGGTTGAGGATATGAAAAAAGCATGGGCTAAAAATTCACAACTCAATCAACAGGGTAGTGGCAAATCCAAAACTGCATTGCGTGGGGGCTCTACGATCACACAGCAACTAGCAAAGAATCTTTTTCTTTCTTCTGAGCAGAATTATTTTCGCAAAGCTCAGGAGCTCATCATTACGGGCTTATTGGAGGTAATGCTGCCTAAGCAACGTCTTTATGAAATCTATTTAAATTCAGTGGAGTGGGGCGAAGGCATTTTTGGTATTGGCGCAGCTTCTCAGCATTACTACGGTATTAAGCCAGCATCACTTGATCGCGAACAGGCAGCAGCTTTAGCATCAGCTTTACCTGCACCGAAGTGTTTTGACAAAGTGCAGTACTGCCGTAAGGCTAATATTCATTTCCCCACACGACAAGACTTTATTCTAGAAAATATGGACAGGGTCGCTTTGGCGCCTATTCAGAAACCAAAAGCGCGCTAGCCTTACTTATTACTTGCAGTTCTTAACGCATCTCTCGTTGCGATGGCCACTGTTCTAGCTGCCTCAGCAAAATCATGATTAGCGCTTGCATACAAGATTGCTCTAGAGGAGTTGATCATCATGCCCGAGCCTGGCTGGTTAGGTATGCCGCCAGCTTTAACAGTGGCATCAATATCGCCACCTTGAGCACCAATGCCCGGAATGAGTAAAGGCATCTCACCAACAATCGCTCGCACCCGAGCAATTTCTTCAGGGAAGGTTGCCCCAACTACCAAGCTAATTTGTCCAGAGGTATTCCACTGTTGTGCAGCGAGTTTGGCAACGTACAAATATAGCGGTTCACCATTGGGCGAAACATTCAAGAACTGAAGGTCCGAACCTCCTGGATTTGAGGTGCGACATAAAACAATCACGCCCTTGCCAGCGTGCTTTAGATAAGGCTCGATGGTGTCAAAACCCATATACGGGTTCACAGTGACAGCATCAGCGCCATAGCGCTCAAACGCCTCTAAAGCGTAGTGGTCAGCTGTACTGCCGATATCCCCGCGTTTGGAATCGAGGATGACGGGGATGTGGGGGTATTTATCTTTAAGGTAGCGAGTCAGTTTTTCTAGTTGAGCTTCGGCTCTTTGGGAGGCAAAGTAGGCGAACTGGGGCTTAAAGGAACAGGCGGTATCCGCAGTAGCATCGGCGATCTCGCGGCAGAACTCAAAAATCCCCTCAGGCTTACCCTGAAATACAGCAGGCAAACGCTTGGGATCTGGATCAAAGCCCACGCACAACATACTGCCTTGGGAAGCCCACGCAGACTGGAGTTGTTGGGTAAAGGTATTTGAGCTAGAGTTCATTAGGATTAAGCTTATTTTAGTCAAACTGTCATGAGCTATAGGATAAACTAGCGACCATTCCTTAGGAGTTCACCATGATCAACTTGTTCGTCCTGCAAAATGGCCGCCTCTCTCAAGAGCAAGTGGAAGATCGCAATGAATTGTTGCAATACTCCAACCCTATCTGGATCGACGTTGTAGACCCTGAAGAGGAAGAACTCCTGTGGATTAAAGAGGCTTTTGGCGTTCTCTTGCCTGAATTGGATGATTTGGGTGACTTAGAAGCTTCTGCGCGTTATTTCGAGGCGGATGATGGCCACCTTCATATTCGTACCGATTTCTTATTAGACGAAGAAGAAACCTCTCGCAACGTGCGAGTTGCTTTCGTGATGACCAAGCAAGTTTTGTTCTCTATTCATGACGAAGATTTGCCAGTATTCCGCTTGGTGCGTTTGCGTGCCCGTTTGCGTCCAGGATCAGTCAGTAACGCGAAAGACGTTTTACTTGACCTGTACTCCACTGATGCTGAGTATTCTGCTGATGCCTTGGAAGAGGTTTATGAAAACCTCGAGCAAGCAGGTAAGCGCGTTCTGCAAGATGACATCACCGATCACGATGCAGAAGAAGTGCTCGAAACAATTGCTAAGGAAGAAGATACCAACGGACGTATTCGTCGTAATGTGATGGATACTCGCCGTGCATTGTCTTTCTTGATGCGGAGCAAATTATTATCTGATGAGCAGCAAGAAGAGGCGCGTCAGATTCTGCGAGATATTGATTCATTAGAAAACCATACTGCGTTCTTGTTCGATAAGATTAACTTCTTGATGGATGCGACAGTTGGTTTTATTAATTTGAACCAAAGTAAGATCATCAAGATCTTCTCGGTGGTGTCGGTTGCCTTAATGCCGCCAACATTGTTAGCTAGCGTGTGGGGAATGAACTTCCGCTATATGCCTGAACTAGAGCAGACCTGGGGTTACCCAGTTGCCATTATTTCTATGGTGATTTCAGCGATGATTCCATTGGGCTACTTCCGCCACAAGGGTTGGTTAAGCTCACGCTAATTCTGTAGTGCTACCTTGTTATGCGTTTTTGGGTTTAAGTAATTCCAAAAAGTGAGAAAGCGCAAAATCACGCGCTTGTTCTCGCACTACTTGACGATCGCCATTGAAGTGTTTGGTGAGCGTGACAGTATTCATCACATCATGCCCAATATTTTCTTTGACCGCCCAGCCAAAGCAGACGGTGCCAACCGGCTTTTCTGCTGAGCCACCTGTTGGACCAGCGATGCCGGTAATCGAGATCGCAGCGTTGACATTGGCATGACGTAGTGCCCCCTCGGCCATGGCTTTGGCGACCTGCTCGCTCACTGCGCCAAAAGATTCAATCGCTTCCATTGAAACATCTAAGCATTCTGATTTGGCGGCATTGCTGTAGGTGACATAGCCTCGCTCAAGCCAATCACTGGAGCCTGCTAGGTCTGTTAGTGTTGCGCAGACGAGGCCACCAGTGCAGGACTCTGCCAAGGCAATTTTCCAGCCCCGGTTCATTAAAGTCAGGGCAATAGCTCTGGCTAGTTCATGCTGAGGATCATTATTATTTTTCATGAGATGTAGCTCAATCCAATAGGTAAAAGCATCATGGTGAGCAGTGTAAAAAATGCTGCAGCAAGATCATCTGCAATGATTCCGAAGCCGCGCCATAGTATTAAGCCAACACTGGATGGAGATGAGTGATCACCATTCTCTACATGTTTAAAGTACCGATCAATCATTCCGATCGGACCGGGTTTCACGGCATCAAAGAATCGGAATAGTGCAAATGCCAACATCTGCATCCATAAGTTTGCTGGCATGATGAATATCAATACAAGCCAGAAAGCGACTACTTCATCCAACACAATTCCACCAAAATCTTTTTCCCCTAACTCTTCGCTGACTTGTCCGCAGATCCAGCAACCTAGAAGAATGCCTGCGCCAATAACCCACAGCCATGCTTCGGTAGATAGAAAATATTCGCCAAGTAAGAATGCGGCCCATGCCCACAGCGTTCCTGCAGTGCCGGGTGCAAATGGTGCTAGACCACTGCCCATACCGAATGCAATAGCGCGGCTGGGTTTG
This genomic interval carries:
- the mtgA gene encoding monofunctional biosynthetic peptidoglycan transglycosylase, which gives rise to MRWLSYLLKCLVGGFIAMQMYFVMQIGLWVVLDPSSTAFQRAERWRLCGLSWPCPVQSSWVPYDKISANLKRAVLVSEDDIFFQHMGVRVEDMKKAWAKNSQLNQQGSGKSKTALRGGSTITQQLAKNLFLSSEQNYFRKAQELIITGLLEVMLPKQRLYEIYLNSVEWGEGIFGIGAASQHYYGIKPASLDREQAAALASALPAPKCFDKVQYCRKANIHFPTRQDFILENMDRVALAPIQKPKAR
- a CDS encoding TlpA disulfide reductase family protein, which gives rise to MNRRQWISIIGFNLVALAAGVATSQWIFRTEPADDPAMKAFFTNPWQTSDGKSVDTKEWREKVLVINFWASWCPPCVEEMPTLDKLQSEFKSQHVLFVGIGIDSPSNIREFLEKTPVSYPIVIGGLEGSNISKQMGNAQGALPYTVIVNTQGKATSSKLGKISEEELRSAIKSAL
- a CDS encoding energy transducer TonB gives rise to the protein MKVPSKLTQLVGRLNGIWRRHPFRYALGLSILFHLIFLSFRWGLGEIENRRLNTPLSVVLVNASNQVAPKQANKLAQADLHGGGNTSNQDASALHQARLGADARLEVLEKQQKQMLAKLEADRALSGGRKSGDEKLATSQLNSLEAELAKRLQANGREPRRKVLTGASTKAVVFAQYYDAMRQKIEAYGSAFFPRANGRPLYGSLVIVVSVDSQGRIANNAQGKDGLSIGRSSGNPELDRQALAIIRASAPFGAFPAEMRQQIDVLDWVSTFDFTRDGSDRLDLRP
- the fabG gene encoding 3-oxoacyl-ACP reductase FabG, coding for MRLKDKVAIITGAAKGIGFATAKRFAQEGAKVMIADVNPDAVKAATDLIPGSEAYVMNVTDRASVEAAVDQIMQRHGRIDILINNAGITQDARLVKMTEAQFDTVIDVNLKGVFNCTQLVVPHMLEAGKGAVVNASSVVGIYGNFGQTNYSATKFGVIGFTKTWARELGPKGIRVNAVCPGFIATEMVKAMPENILKDIERRSWLGRLGTPEEMANVYLFLASDEASYVNGVALEASGGISL
- the pyrF gene encoding orotidine-5'-phosphate decarboxylase, with product MNSSSNTFTQQLQSAWASQGSMLCVGFDPDPKRLPAVFQGKPEGIFEFCREIADATADTACSFKPQFAYFASQRAEAQLEKLTRYLKDKYPHIPVILDSKRGDIGSTADHYALEAFERYGADAVTVNPYMGFDTIEPYLKHAGKGVIVLCRTSNPGGSDLQFLNVSPNGEPLYLYVAKLAAQQWNTSGQISLVVGATFPEEIARVRAIVGEMPLLIPGIGAQGGDIDATVKAGGIPNQPGSGMMINSSRAILYASANHDFAEAARTVAIATRDALRTASNK
- the aroE gene encoding shikimate dehydrogenase is translated as MSQVTSAQLHTDPTQFPGVDVYVVAGNPIAHSKSPAIHKRFAEQSNQKMHYGRLQPELGEFKTAAQAFFAAGGKGMNVTVPFKLDAQALADVLTPRAQLAGAVNTLRIEDGKIFGDNTDGAGLVRDLLAQGIQIQGSRILLLGAGGASRGVLGPLLEKSPAELIIVNRSNAKAQDLVQLFSDLALSLQVILTAATLNELEDVSKTTSPFDLIINATAAGLSDESPISDAAASNVFTPKSFAYDMVYGKVTALMQQALHRGARVSDGLGMLVEQAADAFLIWRGAQLTDAINSRAVLAELRTS
- a CDS encoding phosphatidylglycerophosphatase A, with the protein product MNTQTNTPSSSGFTPSFKWVFSKPSRAIAFGMGSGLAPFAPGTAGTLWAWAAFLLGEYFLSTEAWLWVIGAGILLGCWICGQVSEELGEKDFGGIVLDEVVAFWLVLIFIMPANLWMQMLAFALFRFFDAVKPGPIGMIDRYFKHVENGDHSSPSSVGLILWRGFGIIADDLAAAFFTLLTMMLLPIGLSYIS
- a CDS encoding CinA family protein, which gives rise to MKNNNDPQHELARAIALTLMNRGWKIALAESCTGGLVCATLTDLAGSSDWLERGYVTYSNAAKSECLDVSMEAIESFGAVSEQVAKAMAEGALRHANVNAAISITGIAGPTGGSAEKPVGTVCFGWAVKENIGHDVMNTVTLTKHFNGDRQVVREQARDFALSHFLELLKPKNA
- the aroQ gene encoding type II 3-dehydroquinate dehydratase, coding for MSKNTSILVIQGPNLNLLGTREPEVYGKTTLEDIHTKLGVIAKSHLVDLSTFQSNHEGELIDRVQKAKQDGVDFIIINPGAFTHTSVALRDALAGVAIPFTEIHLSNIHQREEFRKHSYLSDIATGVICGLGAIGYELALQAAIARLQK
- the corA gene encoding magnesium/cobalt transporter CorA, with protein sequence MINLFVLQNGRLSQEQVEDRNELLQYSNPIWIDVVDPEEEELLWIKEAFGVLLPELDDLGDLEASARYFEADDGHLHIRTDFLLDEEETSRNVRVAFVMTKQVLFSIHDEDLPVFRLVRLRARLRPGSVSNAKDVLLDLYSTDAEYSADALEEVYENLEQAGKRVLQDDITDHDAEEVLETIAKEEDTNGRIRRNVMDTRRALSFLMRSKLLSDEQQEEARQILRDIDSLENHTAFLFDKINFLMDATVGFINLNQSKIIKIFSVVSVALMPPTLLASVWGMNFRYMPELEQTWGYPVAIISMVISAMIPLGYFRHKGWLSSR
- the mpl gene encoding UDP-N-acetylmuramate:L-alanyl-gamma-D-glutamyl-meso-diaminopimelate ligase: MHIHILGICGTFMGGIAAIARQAGHRVTGCDANVYPPMSTQLEAQGIELIEGFSPDQLLQFETMPDLFVIGNVVSRGNPLMEAILNQGLPYTSGPQWLGEQVLFGRHVLAVAGTHGKTTTSAMLAWILEFNDYKPGYLIGGVPLNFTVSARLGESKYFVIEADEYDTAFFDKRSKFVHYRPRTALLNNLEFDHADIFADLAAIETQFHHLVRTVPGNGLVVVNGEEPALERVISRGAWAPVEKFGQDKHNVWSLVSQAADGFIVLQDGKEVATVTWAPDSGVMGRHNQLNALAAIASANHIGIAPTDAARALAEFKNVKRRLETIGVANGVTVYDDFAHHPTAITTTVDGLRRRVGQARILAVLEPRSNTMKLGVMKAQLPNSLEAADKIFTYGASTGKDSLGWDLNAVLAPLNAMSENRAAAFDDLSTLVKAVANEARPGDHILVMSNGGFGGVHQKILTAIQEKAK
- a CDS encoding ribonuclease catalytic domain-containing protein gives rise to the protein MHLLYEEGGDIKVATVQSASGAGDAESWQATSLSGKKIKLKAKEVWLRFEKPEPQVLMDEANILSKEIDLQFLWDCAPDEEFGLLDVAHEYFGAQASVPQQTALAIALQSAPVFFRRKGRGRFQRAPLEQLQAGLVALERKQKELEQQTAWQQELVAGVFPEMLQSQANQLLFSPDKNTSAYKALIAACTESGESPAQLMIRCGAIDSPLQYHQGMFLKAHFPQGAAHDLSLAVDQAALDAAISELPIAEVTAFSIDDSGTTEIDDALSVTALEGGGHRIGIHIAAPGLVITKDDALDKVARIRMSTVYFPGDKITMLPDQVITQFSLDEGAARPALSIYVDIDAAGVVDKETLQLRAEMVPIGANLRLENLEHLVTEESLADESAEYAYRQELSVLWAAAKLLHAGRQEQRIANGLRSEQLGVLDPNALARDFHFQIKEVDGAQRVEITPRQRGSILDTIVAEWMIYCNSASGRLLADHGMPGLFRTQKGWGPLRTRMQTTPGPHEGLGLEYYAWCTSPLRRYSDLVNQWQLIAIAKHGITAKMVAPFPPRDAALMGIAADFEACYSAYGEYQDRLEKYWCLRWIAQDEVPRQVFVRHLKEGMSRVELVPLHLPVPELAAHPRMTRAEVSVADVDLLQLTAGVRVLHIETPEVPEGDESSI